The genomic segment AgcgaacagattttgcataaatggtgattctgactcccgaggggccaaaggggtggggtccaataggggaaaaagaggtaattcctttaaatcgctactagttattaagttatgaatggatttgaacccaatttggttagaaacatcttttggggaaggggaacagattttgcataaatggtgattctgaccccaagggggcaaaaggggcggggcccaatagcggaaatagaggtaattcctttaaatcgctacttgtcataaaattatgaatggatttgaacccaatttggccagaaacatccttagcagaaagggaacagattttgcataaatggtgattctgactccCGAGGGgacaaatgggcggggcccaataggggaaatagaggtaattcctttaaatcgctactggtcataaagttataaatgcatgttctaaaaacaattcttgaggtctttcagaccttagagagtctggacttcataaatctttaaagcagttcggaatCCCACATTATAACcgtatatagcattgttagagatttacaaataaaacaaattgaatatgaacattattttgacatttggtctaatccatccaggtgagcgatacaggccccacgGGCCTCTTGTTGATAGGTGTCAAGGAGACGGGTGTCTTTTTGATTGGTGTCTTGTTGacagatgtcaaggagacatgTGTCTTTttgacaggtgtcaaggagacatgTGTCTTTTTGACAGGTGTCAAGGGAACGGGTGTCTTTTTGATAGGTATCAAGGAGACTGGTGTCTTTTTGataggtgtcaaggagacagatataatgttaacaaatatatgAAAGAAAGGTATTTTTAACAGGTACAGTGCACAGGAAGAAAACTACCAGTTCAAAAGGACCGACCATGAATGCTGTGTGTGCTTTATGGAGTTTCCAGGGGCCGATTTCTATAGGATGAAACAGTGTGGGCATCATGTGTGTCGAGAGTGTGTTCAGGCTCTTTGTCAAATCCATGTCAAGGAGGGAACTGTCACTGAGCTTGTGTAAGTAAACAGCATTTTATAGTGATGTCAAAGCCAAATGTAAATAATCACATAAAATGTTCTTAGctaaattatcattaatttttatcAAAGAAATTATAGAATCTTGTCTCTGCTTGATTTAAGCTCAGgatatttgtatattgatatttttataaatacaaataattacaaaatagaTGAATTGGTTAGAGCATCAATCATGTAACCCCAGGTGAAGATCTGAAGTGCATGGATTGATGCTCCCTAACTAACTCAGGGTAGTTTGTGTTTCTGAGAAATGGTTTGATCTATACTAacatggttgtgtcctttggcaaTACTCTTTActtaattgctctggatggcatgtgtTGGGATTCCCTGATTCCTCCATATGATGttaggtagccaccagctactacctggaaaccccgcctcaaaatgatcctacATTGGGTCTCCCATATGTTGttaggtagccaccagctactaccaGATGActccgcctcaaaatgaccctgtttgtttatgataattgtggcgataaacccaacaaagAGACATACCTAAGTGGTAAGACATTACAAAGAAATCCCTGTATAAACCTGACATCCTTCAACACCACAGTTTTTATCAGATGAAATATGTCTAGTAATGTTACGTTGATTTTACAGGTGTCCCGAGTCTGATTGTAAGACAGATATCCCACCAGATATAATCAGAGATGTTGTTGGGGAGGAACAGTTTAGTCGCTATGAACGTCTCGCTTTACAGGTACAGCAGATTGTATGTTAATTCATCTGTCCATATTAGTTAACCTTATAAACAACAGAATAAGAACAATTGTTTTACTGAAACTTAATTAGTAgagtaataattatataatagtCTTGCTTTAAAATTATTAGGTGTATTGCATGaactgttaatgttaacttTGATTTAAGCAAGGGAAAATTTACGATAATTAcgtccttttgatcgcgaaaatttttCCCACATGGTTTAATTCCTTGAGgtgtttttatcaaacttcacataCTTAGGAAGAACTATATTATCTCTGATAAGTTTGAATTTCAAGGTTGATGAGTCAAAATCAAGGTCACCATTTCTAATTTTAGAAAATACTTGACAGTGCTCTAGTGACTTCATTCTTTGaggtatttttatcaaatttcacatAATTACAAAGGACCATCACATCTCTGACAAGTTCCAGATTCATGGTTGTAGGGTCAAGGCCACTGTTACCATTCCAAGAAAATCCTTCTTGGAGCTCTTCAGACGATTATTAAGGACCATAATTGCTAGTGgggaccggtaggggacatTTATTGCTTTAACAAAACTCAATATGCATGTTTTGCAATGGAACAGCAGGAAAACATATATCAGAACTCGGGTGATAAGAAAATATTATGAggctttcttttctttttacaGAAAGCGCTGGACAATATGGGTGACATTGTGTGGTGTCCGCGATGTGAAGGTGTGGTTGTGCGAGAGAGCGATAATACTCTCAACCTGGCCTACTGTATCCCCTGCCAGTTCTCATTTTGTACCATATGTAATAAGCTGTGGCATCAGGTAAGACTGCtatgaaataattaataatattctagagacaggagACCAGTCTAGATCAATACCCTCGGTAGCTCTGTGCTTTGTCTTTAGAGAATTTCTCCAAACTTAATTTCACATGCAATAATATATTCTTCTCTCTATAATGCTGGCCTGATTGTTTATAGACAGATGAACATTATAAAACTCTGCACAAAATCTTGTTGTAAAAGGAGGTTTTAATCACAGGGAGAGAGGTGTGTTGATGTACAGGATGCTATCAAAGATCTGgaagaaaaaatgaaagttCGGAAACCAAATGAAGAAGAAGCTATTAAACGTAAATTAGAACGATTGAAGGAGGAAGCCTTTAGCGATGTATATTTGAAGACCAAAGCAAAGATTTGTCCTTCTTGTCAAGCAAATTTACAGAAAATTTCAGGGTAAGTGTAAGTATATGGAAGATAGGGATAAAGTTTGACCCTTTGTACTGAATTCTTTACATTCTCTAGCTGATTGTAGATTTAACtctgttatatatttttactgTCTGTACGTAGACTTACATACTCCATACATATTCATATTCCTTGTCTGtaaatttacatattcatatttCCTGTCTTGagattatatattcatattgcCTGTCTGCAGATTTACATATTCATATTCCTTGCCTGTAAATTAACATATTCATATTTCCTgtctttagattatatattcatattccCTGTCTGCAGATTTACATATTCATATTCCTTGCCTGTAaatttatataatcatatttctTGTCTATATATTACCATATTCATTTTCCTTGTCTGTAGATTGACATATTCATATTCCCTGTATGTAGATTTACATATTCTACATTCTCTGTAGATTTACATATTCATATTGCCTGTCTCTACATTTACATATTCATATTGCCTGTCTGTAAATTTACATAATCATAATTCCTATTTGTAGATTGACATATTCTACATTCTCTGTAGATTTACATATTCATATTGCCTGTCTgtacattttcatatttatattgCCTGTCTCTACATTTACATATTCATATTGCCTGTCTGtaaatttacatattcatatttCCTGTCTGTAGATTGACATATTCATATTCCTTGTCTGTAAATttacatactgtatacctggtatttttcgccccaggttattttcgcccttgagcaacacaaaagatattcgcCCCATTTTAATTTCGCCCTAAACTACTTTTAGAAATGTCTTTTCCTCGTTTACAATCGAAAAATTCCATTCAGAATTCTCGATACAattgcactcggaacactcgAGATTTATCGTGTTCCCCCACTTTCCTTTCTTTGCATATCCCGGTGAGGTGTGAAATGTTAACAGGTGTGAAATATACaacgtttacctgtgttcaGTTTTACTTTTACCCAAAATTGATTCAAGTAGTATCAGGTATGCATTgtcgattttaagcaaacacaATGAGTGGTATGTTCACCGTGCCGTGACTaattactgaccagtgttttcttgTTCATTTGTCATCAAAGGAAGCCACAAGCGACGGTGAACTCATAAAATCAGCCTTCACAATAGCAAGAATTTGATGCTATATTGTGtgtatcattttaaaaaaacgactggattttaaatgtttcttagtatttttagttttttttaaaattaaatatactTTACCTAGTTCGCTGTCTTAGCCCTTATTCTCGATTTAACACAACGTGATATTGCAAATTTATTAGACCTAGATTTAGATCTAGATTTAATTTCACATGCAtagattggaataaaacaatggattattttattaatttagtataaatatataacacgtgttgcttgtgattgtatagaaaaaaaaaacacttaaaaagTAAGAGGGTATGTTTTGGATCCGACTACAGTTGGCCTATGCATGATGACTCGTAAATCCTTCAATTtagcttgaaattttcgctgtcatcttaaattcgcccaatcatcaaagggcgaaaattAAATGGaggcgaaaattaccaggtatacagtattcATATTTCCTGTCTGTAGATTGACATATTCATACTTCTTGTCTGtaaatttacatattcatatttCTTGTATATAGATTAACATATTCATATTTCCTGtctgtacatttacatatttattttgccTGTCTGTACATgaacataattatttatattctGCAGTTGTAACAAAGTTGTCTGTAGATGTGGATGTTCACTCTGCTATATCTGCGGAAAGGATATCACAAAAATTGGATACCAGCATTTCCAGGAGAACAGGGCCTGCTCCACGTTTACTGAATACGACGACAACGATATGGTGTGGAACAGAGGACCACTTCCACACTTTAACCATGAGAGAGCTGCTGtaagtattttatatacatatttccaTTGTTTATACCTTAATTACTTTGATGCTGTATCAGGCCAAACAACAAATGTTTGTTTCCTGGTACAGCTTAAATGGTTCAAAATTTAAGGATGGGAGTGACAAATGTAGGAAgaattttttacttttattttcgatattacatgtataatgtgttttgttttgttttacatcctataaatacaatgtttaaGGACAGTATCCATGACTTTCAGTTGTTACgtatttcaatatttactgtataatgtacaaagTAGGTACATTGTACTCTGTATGTTCTTTTACTGTCATAGATTGATTTCCTTTAAAAGCAAAGGTGAACTTCTACCAAAACAGGCTGAGAAATTATCTTTGATCATGGCGTCACTTACTCAATGTGACAATAGTAACCATGCTTCATAACCCTGCCTTCACAAACAAAATGTCAGCCATGATCACTGAAACATGATGCATTGTCATAAAAGCATGACTTCTCCCCGACTGTAATTACAGTAAAAATTACACAGCAACTATGTTAGAGTGAACAGCTTTTAAAGTTTCTACTATTGAAAATATGTTCATACCCTAGGGTAAGATCTATATAGGATGGGGATCATAAATTTAAGTTTAACTAAAAAAAGAAACACGACGAgatgaaacctagcaatagatGGAGTTACCGTCGTATGTAAACTAACAGAACACGGACTATAGTCGATGAGACAAAACTCAGGAATGGGTGGAGTCATGTTGGCAGGAGctaattaacattttaattttattccTGAGCTGTAATAAAAAGTTAAGGATACAAACAAATTCAAATATACAGGATTAGGTTAATATGAATACCGTATTTACCCTCAAGTAGACCATTGttcctagtgtaaaagttcagtatGAAATTTTGGGGAGGCTTATTTGTAAACTGATTTAGCTAACTATATAAGAATCGATGATTTgcaaataaaaaacatttagtAGGGGCTAATTTGTGGTCAGAGGCTGGTATTTGTGGGTATGGGCTTATTTGTGGTTGGGGACTAGCTTATTTGTCGGCATGCTCTTATTTGTGGACAACGGCTTATTTGTTGACAGGGACTTATTTATGGCCAGGGGCTAGGTTATTGTGGACGGGCTTATTTGAGGCTTAAGTGGCcggcttatttgtggacatgagcttatttgtggattagggacttatttgtggctaggggtttatttgtggataGGGGCTTATTGGTGATAAGGGACTTATTGGTGACCAAGGGCTTATTTATGGCCAGGGGGGGCTAGGTTATTGTGGACGGGCTTATTTGAGGCTTAAGTGGCCGGCTTATTTGTTGGCATgagcttatttgtggatatagggacttatttgtgactagggtttgggggggggggtcttatttgtggacatgggcttatttgTAGACAGGGTCTAATTTGTGACTaggggcttatttgcagatCAATACAATAACGGAACAAGCGGtatcaacaaaatatgtatttatgattttaaCTTTTCAACGTGTGTGTGGAAGGAAAATGTTATTGGTTTATACTTAGAATTAAGTATAATCTAGCTACTCAAATTTTCTCTTGTAGAACATTATGAACATGCAAGCTAGAATGGCAGCAAATCCTTTACTAGAACAGGTACAGTGTCCTAGATGTCACAGGAAAAATCTGCAGGGTTTACATGGAAACAACCATATCAAATGTTGGAACTGTAGCACAGGATTTTGTTTCCTCTGCCGAGAAATACTAAACAGAGTTCCGGTAACCAGCCATTTTAAACCTCCATCACCTTGTCGACAACACACTGTGGAGAAAATCCATCTTCTTGAGGAAACCAAGGACTCATGAGGGAAAAACCACGAAAATTTTCTATTCACTATTATAATTGACTGTAAATTTAATGTCGGTGCACTTTCATTCATAAGTCACCAAATCATACATAATATGTTGTTTCTCAGGTACAAAGGTATATACAGCCAAGCATAGATCTAGATTACGAGTGGGgcgaatattttgatatttttaacgGGTGCGCAGCAGACtagtgaaaaatgtcaaaatattagccacacgagtgaaatatatttggtattactgaagatactgttagatattctgtttattacattttttatcaacgaaaaacctaccccgtatgctaactaggcctacagcgataatttgtaaacaaaaaatgtagttccccctgtccaggtgctgacatatatgtcgggctttctgattggtcaattattgtggtattttctaatcattaatttgattggttaaatcagcaaaagtgatatttttcactagtgaaaaatatcacttttataaaatgaaaatttttgatatttcactggtaaaaatgtaataaatagattGTTCCCAATTTATATGTCACTTTTCAGCTTTGTCAAAATTTCGATAGAGTATATTATGGTACAGCTTTGCTATCTAGGTGTGTTTGATTGTATCAATATGTGTTAATATGATATCGTATTGACCACAACAGGCAAGCAAAGCTGATTATGGTATAGTTCACCATTTCTGAAGATATGTGTAAACTTCTTTATAATGTGGTAACAGTCATTTAACTCTGTGTGACATTCATTTATCCACCATGATTATATGTTCCATCATGAATATACATATGTGAAGtaaattttatcataaaataaagTTCCAATTTGGTTGTGCAGAAAATAACACTGATTTGCATAGTGTGACTACTGTTTGGCACAGCTTGGTATTTCTGactcaattattttttctatcttCAATTACACTtatgaatttcatttttcaacattttttccAGATGTTTATTTCTCTGATGAGTCAAACAAATTATGGGTCATTTTATAATCATCAGATTCATAATATGgttatttcagaatttttcatTGAAAGGAAAAGTGCAATGATAAAAGTTGAATAATCAAATCTTTTTGTTTGAAGCGTGTCAAGtatttttatatctatttataaatcatattatatacCCATGTACAAAATTAGTTCTaactgtgatatacatgtatttatgaactttatcaataaataaaaaaaatgagcTTATGCAATGCTTTGTTTATTTACTCAATACATTTTCATCCTTAACATATTTTCTGCAAATAAGCCCCAATCTTcatatttatagaaatagtATATGAAATAGTAAGCttaaagtggttcacaaataaatAAGCCATCCCCAGATTTTAGtgctaaacttttacactagggggagagcttatttgagaataaatatggtactaaacatttacaataGGGTAGagggcttattttaggataaatatggtacatgtacttaacttttacactaggagagAGGGCTTATTCgaagataaatatggtactgaacttttacactaggggaaagggcttatttgaggataaataaaatatagtactaaactttaacactaggggagggggcttatttgagaataaatatggcacttaacttttacacaaggaGAGGGGGTTtaattgaggataaatatggtactaaattttaacactaggggagggggcttagtTGAGGATAAattggtactaaacttttacactagcggaggggacttatttgaggataaacatTGTACTAatcttttacactagggaagagggcttatttgaggatatatatggcactaaacttttacactaggagatggggcttatttgaggagaaatatggtactaaatttttaggggcttatttgaggagaAATaaggtactaaacttttacacttgtgGAGAGGGCtatgataaatatggtactaaactttacaCTAGTGGAGGGGGCTTACAgtatttgaggataaatgcaGTAATGATAGGTTTAATTTGAATTGTATCACATCAATGTCTACCTATAACACTCCTTTCTGTGTATTGGGATTATGACTGGCGATGCAACAAGATATAGAGTTGGTGTACCTTAGTAGTATAttcatattgttttctgtttgtgGTGGACTCGAAAAATCTCTTACTAGTAGCAAAAGCAATGAAGTATCGCATATCGTGGACAATATGGATCCCTTAAcaatacagacatcacagtgTTGTCTATTTCACAACCACTTTTACTACTATCAGTGTACATATTTATAAAGAATGATAAAAACCGACAAATCAAATAACAAGGAGTGAACGTATGATACTGGATATAAATGTTTAGTACTCAGACACAGATGATCAGTACTCTGACATCGAGATGTTCAGTACTGAACACTTACACCTTCAACTATTTCTCaaagtttcaaatttttttttgctACAACAAAAGCTATTTAATAGGTATAGCCAAACCCCTTCACAAATGCCTAGAAAAGTACTCAGACACAGCACAGATGGATAAattggtactaaacttttacactagcggaggggacttatttgaggataaacatTGTACTAatcttttacactagggaagagggcttatttgaggatatatatatggcactaaacttttacactaggagatggggcttatttgaggagaaatatggtactaaatttttaggggcttatttgaggagaAATaaggtactaaacttttacacttgtgGAGAGGGCtatgataaatatggtactaaacttttacactagtgGAGGGGGCTTACAgtatttgaggataaatgcaGTAATGATAGGTTTAATTCGAATTGTATCACATCAATGTCTACCTATAACACTCCTTTCTGTGTATTGGGATTATGACTGGCGATGCAACAAGATATAGAGTTGGTGTACCTTAGTAGTATAttcatattgttttctgtttgtgGTGGACTCGAAAAATCTCTTACTAGTAGCAAAAGCAATGAAGTATCGCATATCGTGGACAATATGGATCCCTTAAcaatacagacatcacagtgTTGTCTATTTCACAACCACTTTTACTACTATCAGTGTACATATTTATAAAGAATGATAAAAACCGACAAATCAAATAACAAGGAGTGAACGTATGATACTGGATATAAATGTTTAGTACTCAGACACAGATGATCAGTACTCTGACATCGAGATGTTCAGTACTGAACACTTACACCTTCAACTATTTCTCaaagtttcaaatttttttttgctACAACAAAAGCTATTTAATAGGTATAGCCAAACCCCTTCACAAATGCCTAGAAAAGTACTCAGACACAGCACAGATGGTCATTGACTCGGAGTTTATAGTGACTCGTACAGGATTTTTACCAACTTAATTGACTCAATCTGATATAattgtgtatatgtttttgtACAGAGTTCTGCTATTTCACATTCAAATAAACAAGAACACTAGCTTATATAGACGTTATATCTTGATGGATTGGTTCATGGTAGAAGACTTTGATCACAGCTAtttatacataatttttttaacaCACTATAGCGCTATcaatcagaaaattcaaattgGAGTCTGTATACTCTAATAGTACCGTCTGATGCAttcattaaacatttaactttgtggatttaaatgattgaataatAATTTAAGTGCTTTTTTGCATGAAGTAACATTTAGTAATAGGATCAATTAAAAGGGATTTATTGTTCAGTGTTTAATTGGTCAAAGCCCCATGACCTTTAATCCCTGAACATATTAAAACTGAATTGTGTAGACTCTACATGTTACAAATTTAAACCTCCTTTTCACCTTTAAAATACTGCAGTTGAACTACCGACTGCATGCATGCTgtcaacaaataaaataaattatacagtACATAGCCAAAACTGAATTAAACAgtcaatttaaacaaaatgagcTAGACTGATAACATGTTTAAACTTTGACCTGCCCTGGTGAAAACATTTTACAGTAAACTATACCTCCTAGTATAGATCTTCCTCGGTGTCAAAAAGATAAAAGGAAAGTGAAAGTGCAAAAAAAGTAAGATTCGAAATACCCCTGAAGAGCCCCATAATTATCTGAGTCAATGGTATGTTTGGTTCATAAAGACTTTCAGAGCATACGTCACAAACGTCTGTTTAACCACGAAGAAAAAATATCGACGTAGCGCACAGGGCATTTCGCCGGTATGGAACATTTAGTACAGAAGTTGTTGGTAGCTCTCATCGCCGTCCTCGTCAGATGGTGTGTGTCTTTATGCAAATACTCAGGTAAGTTTTCCAGTCTTCCTGTCAGGCAGTAAACCATGACACATATCCCTTCTGTGCGCTTTAGACCTCGTAGTGGAATATTAGGCTACATGTTTTTTAGGGTCGGagcacaggtacttggggtaacCAGAGACGTATTGtactgatatacaagtctctggggTAACGTCGtttagaaattatatattgtatatataattatatatattatatagcctcgtagtaatacgaggctatatagtatatatatacaatatataatttcttaccccaagtacAATGTACCTGTGGGTCGGAGAAGTGCTACGAAATAATTTACAGTAATGATCCCCAAATGATTTGAAGTTCATGATCAAtgttactccaacaatgttagaggttttacacagcgagatacttttgacaggcggcggcaaaatcatatccgatagaaaaagagccaaCAGCGGactcttatgttataggagtagatCAATGTGTGACTGTTCCATTCGATGGTTGTCTATGGTTGAGGTGAAACAGTCACTTTTATCTGGTAATCAGGTTAGGACAGTAAATCCAGACAGGATAATTGATAGACAGCGAATATGGATTTAAACTCTGGGTGATAATAATTAATTACCACATTGCACTTTAATTGTCTTTAATATTCTTGGGTTAGTGTTCGATTTATAGAGGTCTCCTTGATAGGTAACTACATGTACGTACTGttgtaacagaaaaaatatcttACGCTTTCGactattttttcaataattttcgCTACAACAGTAGCTATTTGACAGGTATAGCCACTAACCCCTTCACATATTTTTACCTATTGGGATATTTTGACTGTGTCACTCAGCCGAATGTGTCGCTGAGAAGTGTTCAGCTCTGTGTAGTGTCACGTGTAGATGGACAATC from the Pecten maximus chromosome 4, xPecMax1.1, whole genome shotgun sequence genome contains:
- the LOC117326241 gene encoding E3 ubiquitin-protein ligase RNF14-like isoform X1; its protein translation is MATAAEPGVHFNGGWSLHLVDNLQEQKDEVLALQSIFEGEENRLSVFSAAPEEISDSDDCKENSRFYQLQLQVPVKQDADKITLDVCMPCREAESTEQDSKIQNPGAVTYKRSESGHNLLASIMLSHLTPLNLTVIFPPEYPACGPPKFTLSAIWLSWQQLGALCAMLDKLWEESRGMPILYTWIDWLENNSFSFLGLQEHILLRETSPEDQVVDERGIQDCLNIEEAVTTMMRYSAQEENYQFKRTDHECCVCFMEFPGADFYRMKQCGHHVCRECVQALCQIHVKEGTVTELVCPESDCKTDIPPDIIRDVVGEEQFSRYERLALQKALDNMGDIVWCPRCEGVVVRESDNTLNLAYCIPCQFSFCTICNKLWHQGERCVDVQDAIKDLEEKMKVRKPNEEEAIKRKLERLKEEAFSDVYLKTKAKICPSCQANLQKISGCNKVVCRCGCSLCYICGKDITKIGYQHFQENRACSTFTEYDDNDMVWNRGPLPHFNHERAANIMNMQARMAANPLLEQVQCPRCHRKNLQGLHGNNHIKCWNCSTGFCFLCREILNRVPVTSHFKPPSPCRQHTVEKIHLLEETKDS